DNA sequence from the Marinilongibacter aquaticus genome:
CATTTGCCTTGCCCCGCCGATTCTCCGTGCTTACGGCGAGACTGCCCTCCTGTTCCGTCTTTTTTGGGAGGCTGGGCTTTCGTCCTCCGTGCCCGTATTTTCCTTCTGGGCCTTCTGCTTTTTTTCGCCCTGCTCTTGGGCGGGGGACCCGCTCTGGGACATGTGTTTTCGGTTGTCGAGCCTTTTCATGCCGCCGTCGTAGATATTGACCGTCTTGAACCTTGGGTTGGCCTCTATATGGAATTTCTCCTCCGTCCCGTTGTTCCGGAAGGTGACCGACTGCAGATTGCCCTTCTTGAGGGATTCGATAAGGTTGGCCCTGTATTCCGGTACGCCCAACTCCTTGATGGGGTGTTTGGCCAGGGCATCCTCCAGGCTGTAGCCATAGTTCTCATGAAACTGTTTGAGCTTGAAGTTTCCCGATTCGGTGACCTGCTTGAAGTCCAATTGTACCCAGGCATTGTAAAGCTGTCCCTCCCGGTTGCTGAGCGTTTTGTTCACGGACCTCCCGCTCATCAGGTTGTAGGCCTCTTTGAGCGTGATGTTGTTGGCCTTGTTGATGTAGAAAATCTGTTCCAGCGTCTCCTGACGACCGTCCCTTTGCAGGCAGGCACGGTAGGAATTGAAAAAGTACATGTCGCTCTGTTTGGATCTGCTGAAGTTCAGCTCGCTGTCGAGCCGGCCGTTTCCGAACCGTGCCGTATGCTCGAGTTTGAATTCGGCATGGCCGTTTTCAATACTCGATTTCAGTTTTTCTTCCAGGGACTCCCCAAAGCCGGCGTACTTGATCTGGTCCCGCAGGTATTCGAAGTTTTCTATATTCATGATGGGAATTGATTTGGGTTTGAAAATTTTTGCAGCAGGCATTGGCCTACCGCTCGTGGATATCCTTGACGGGTCTTGCCCTGAGTATTTCCTTGTTGCGGAATTTCAGGTTCAAATGCCTGCCACCGTTTTTTTCGGTGAGTTCCAAAACCAGGTATTTCCGGTTCGGAAGCGTGAGCTTTGGAAGGGCGAAGACCATCGGCCGGCGGGTCTTGCCGGGGATTGTCTCCACATGGCCCTTGACGAACAGGGGTTTTATCTCCAATTCCTGACTGGCCGCACGTTTGGCCCTTTTTCTGTCCCGAATGAAAAAATGCAACTGTTGGAGGTCGTAGTCGACAGGGCTGCCGTTCTCTATGGATACGGGGCAATAGAGCGTCCTGTCCCGGATGTAGAGGCCCTGTGCCCGTAACTCCATCCCGTGATCACGGCTCCTTTTTATCGCCCCGTGTTTTTTTGAGGCGGCAATCAGGTCCGAATCGAAGCGTATTTGGGACAGGTTGGCCCCCTGATCGGTAAAGTGGACGAGGTTCTCCGGTGTCCCGGCAATGGAGAAATTCAGGTCTACGGGCTCGGAGGAGTAGTTGACCAGAAATCCGTGCAGCTTCCCGTCGGTGGTGATCACTGTCAGGTTTGTTTCCGGGAAGCTCCTTTTTGCGGCCTTGAGCTGAAGCACATTCTCCACTCCGGGGGCCTTCTGTACCAAGATGTCACGGCTGCCCCGGTCGACACTCTGAATATCGGTGGGGAATACAAGGTTGCTTGTCTTAGAATAGGTGACCTGAAGGGTCATTGTCGAAGGTAGGCTTTTCTGTGCCCCCGCCGGATGGCTTTCCGACAGGATCAGCAAGAGGCTCAACAGCCAGGGGGTACTTGACTTTCTCATTGGAGTGTAAGTTTTAAATTGAAATCAATACGATAATTTTTGGGAGCGGTCGACCAGTATCACCCGGTGGCCCGCACGAAGGGTGATTTCGGTCCGCTTTGCCTTTTTGGACAACAGGTCCTTGGCCGCTTCGATACCCGCCGAAGCGATCCGTGTGGAAAAGGAAGGGTCAAGGCTGCTCAGTCCAAACGTGTCGATGCCTTTGGCCGCAGACCGTTTGGCCACTTGGCGGGTCATGGAGCCCGGAACAAAAATCCCTTCCAGACCGTCCAGGTCGTGGACCGACAACCGGGTGGGGTATATTTTGCCCTCAAAGCCGATGCTCTCGATTTGGACCTTCAGCCTTTCTCCGCTCAGTCGGGCAGTGCCGTAAAGCAAATGTCCCTCAGGGACCGGAGTTCGGCCTATCCTGATTCCGCTGGTGAGCCTCAGCCTCACCGTGGAACCTTCCATGACCTTTTGCCCACGGTCGATGACGGCCGAGATGCTTTCGCTCCGGGAAGAGGTGCGATATTCCCCGCTCCAGGAGAAAAAACCGTTGGATTCACCGGTTCCGGAAATTTCTGTCGGGTCCGATGGCACGCTGTCGTATGCCTGCCTGTCCCACTCGGAAACCGTGACCGGCCCCTCGTCCAGGATGACCCGCTGGCCCTGGGGCCCGGGCTCGCGGTTCCTGTGCCTTTCTTCCACCCTTTCGGGATGCTGGATGTCCAGAATGGTTTCCAGCATGTCGCCGAGTTGCCGCATCTCCCCGTTTTCGGCCCCCGTGCCGGACATGGAGGCCATCATTTCTTCCAAACGGTCGATACCGGCAGAAGTGGAGGGCGGTGAAGTTAAGGCCGGAGGGGCGGTTGGCGTTTCTTTGTAAGGTACTTTGGCCGGATATGGAGAGTTGAGCTGCCTTTCGATAAAGTCGAGTTCCCGTTCTATTTCCTTCTCGGTCTCCCTGTTGTACCCGGTACGGCTGTCGAGGGAACTGTTGAGGCCGAATGGGGCGGGGGAAGGGCCCGGACCATCGTCGGGAACGGCCTTTCGGTAATTGGGGTCACTTCTTATCAGTTCCTGCAGTTTCATCGAATCCGTGAATGCCCTGTTGTAGAAATCCATCTTGGTCAGTTGCCCATCTTCCGGAAGGACGGCATCGGGCAAGCTCAGCATGAGCCCGTCGTGCACTGTTTTTTCCGCATTGTCCTCTCCCGAATGCCCGCCGCCCAAAGCCCAGAAAACAAGGCTGATGAAGGGCAGGGCCAGCAGGGGAAGCAGGGTGTAGAACTTTCCGTTCACTTTTTTTTCAGTTGATTTTTCCATTGCTTTCGATTTATGTTTTCCAATTGGTTCAATACTTGATTTCCGTGCCGGAATCCATTTGCCCGGAACCGCTTGGCCCGTTGCCCCGGACCCTAACGCGGCGTTCTGTTCTCGGTGCCCAATTCCCTGTTTTCAACCGTGCTCCACCTTTCGATAAGGAACCCGTGGGGATTGTTGTCGCTCCGTGACACACTGCGTAGCTGCCCTTCGGTGACCAGGCTTCGGGTCGTGGTGCTGATGGGACGGACTATCCTTTGCTTCCCGTAGTACCGGAATCCATAGGGGTAGTGGTCGACATTCAGGCTTATGCTGTCCATTTGGACGCCCTGACTGATGTTTCCCGAGATCAGTCCGGCATAGTAGCCGTTTTCCTTCAGGATGTCGTAGCTCCTTTTGGCCGATGCGTCGGCCAGGTAAAGGGCCTTGGCCATGTTCTCCCGGATGACCTTGTCGTCCGGATCCAGGGTGAAGAAATAATGGTGGAATACCTTTATGTGGTCCCGTGCCTCGACAGGGAGGTTGTCCTTGCTTTCGGATGAATAGGCCTGAAGGGCCTTTCCGTGGTCCAGCACATAAATCCTGGACTGCATGCGTGCGATCGACCGCATACTTTGATGGATACTGTAGCCGCTGATGAGCACACAGGCCAGGATGACCGCCAGTGTGAAGGTCCGTACATGCCGAAAGGCCGTATCGATGTTTTTCATTTTTCTGAACATGTCTTCCGGTTTTAAGGACGGCTCCCGCGGCCTTCGTTTCTGAAATAGCCTTCGGACTGCCCACTGGAGGCCATTCCGCCCCCCGAGTTTCCGAAAGTATGGCCCACGGCATCGGCCGCCATGCCGAATCCGGCGGCACCGCTGCCGACTGCACCTCGGGCGGAAGAAGAAAAGAGCCGTGTCACCTTTTGGGTAAGGGCACTGCCGCCACCGGCATGGACTATGTAGTTGGCCACCGAGGGCACGGTGAAATAGCCCGCTATGCCTATGATAAGGAATATGAGATAGCCCGCATCGGTGCGGCTGAAAAAGGTATCGCCCGTTTGTCCAATTTGGGACAAGTCCAGTTTCAGCATGTTTTCCTGTATTTTGCCAATTATGGCCCCGAATATATTGGCCACGGGAAGCCAAAGGAAGACGTTGATGTAACGGGCGATCCAAACGGTGAGGGTATGTTGGAATCCGTCGAATACCGAAAGGCCGAATACCAGAGGTCCCAGAATGGACAGGACGATGAGCTGGAATGTGCGAAGGGTATTGATGCAAAGGGCCGACGACTCGAAAAGCAGTTCGAGTATCTCGCTCATCCATTCTTTCACCGAATTGCGGAAACTGTAGGAGGCCTTGGCCATGGCGAATTTTATGTCGTTTCCTATCCGGTCCAGGACACCTTCCCCTTGACTCTGGCCCGTATGCGTGTACCTGTACCACCTCTCCCGGTCCCCCTGTCCGTCGATGCCGACGTACATGTGCCATCCATCGGTTTTCATCAGGGCCTCCTCCTTCATTTTCAGCAGCTCCGTGACCGCCCTGTTGGAATCTTTCACAAGTAGGGCCGAGGCACTGACCGCCGGTTTCATGATCCCGTTGATCATCGAGAGGACCGTAGGGAAGACCATTATGCAGAAGCCTATCGCAAAGGGCCTGAAAAGGGGGTAGAGATCTACCGGTTCGGCATTGGAAATATGTTTCCAGACCCTTGCAGCGATATACCATATGGCCGCAAATCCCGCAATGCCCCGACTTATGCCGATCAGGCCGCTGCACAGGGGTATCATCTGTCCGTAAAGCTCGTCGAGTACGGCTTGTAGGCCCCCGACATAAGCTTCCGGTCCCTGGGCGGATACGGTCAGAGGCAATATCCCGAGGGCAAGGGCCGAAAGCGTTCCGGTTTTGTAGTTTTTCATCTGCAAGGGCTTCAATCGTCCAGTCCGTAAATCTTTTGCACGTTCAGTCTTTCCTTTCTCTCCCGGGCTCTTTGGAGGGCCAACAGGGAGGCCTGCCCGTTGAAATGCCTCAGGAACATGAGCTTGTCCTCCATTTGGCCGAACACACGGTCAATGGCTTTCAGCCTCTGGTCGTCGCTCATACGCATTTTGCCCGCCGTGACCAGGTCGGCCAGCTCTTTCAGGTCGTCAAGGCTCTTTTTGGCAAGGTTCCCGTGAACCTCTTGGATCAGGGTCAGTTCTTCACGGGTGAAGTTGCGGTCGTTTCCGAAAACCTTTCCCGCCCATGAGCATTCCTCCATCAGCTTTGCCTGTCGGGCAATGATGCCCTTGACGCGTTCGTGGCCCGATACATAGGGGTTTACTTCCAAAAGACCGTCCAGAAAGGCTTTGTGCAGCCTGAAATTCCCTTCCGTGACCGCGATTACCGCATTGTAGCCCCCGGTAAGGATTTGATAGCCCTGTTTCATCTGGTCAAGAATGGCACGGAATTGCCTGAGCTTTTCCAGGTTGAGCAAAAGCTGGGCGATTTCCGTCTGTTGGGCCGCAAGCGGGCCGATGGGCACGGATAGTGGCCCCAAAATCAAAAGCATGAGCACTGTTCTTTTCATGTGACTGTTTTTTGTTCCTGTATCCCCATAAATTGGGCTTTCATCTTCTATATGTTTAGGGCTTTCCGCCCTTATTCCCTTCCCGGCCCATAGACTGTGCCGATGAACTTGAGTTCTTTTGTCCCCTCCGACCGGCTGGCTGTCAGCAGGGTCAGTCCGCGGCCGAAAATTTGGCAGAACGCATGGGTTTCCCCCGCAAGGGCGTGCAACTCCGATAGGCGTGCGGTGCGTTGGCCATCGAGCATTCCGAGCTTTCCGTTGGCTATCAGGGCGGCCAGTTCGGAAAGGATGAAACCGCACTGCCGGCGTATGGCCCGAACGACGGCCCTTGCATAGCTTTGCTGCCCGGCCGTGAGCAGGACGGTATTGCTCTCCAACAGGCCGCATTCCCGAATGGTCGACTCCAGCATTGACAGCACGTCCTTGACCCAGGGGTGGTCCCCTATGCGTGGATTGACCTTTTTCAGGGACCTGAAGAAACCGTCGTGCAAGAGGAATTCTCCTTCTTTTGATCGGCCCACCGTTTGGAGTCCCCCATGGACAATGTCGTAGCCCCGCCTGATCCTGTCCAGGTGTGCCCGGTTGGCGGCAATCTGTGCGATCAGTTCCGTATGCGACTGTTCCTGTGCCCTTGCCCCGGCAAGGGTGCAGAGCATGGCGACCGCAATTAAAGTGAACCGTGCTATCATTGAAGTCCGTATGCTTTCCTGAGTGACCGCAGCTCCTGCCTGGCCCTGGCCCTCTGCAGGCTCAACAGGATGTTTTGCCGGTTGAAAAGCCTGAGGTCGTCGTAATTCCGCTCTATTCGCCTGCCCGCCGCATCGATGAGTTCCATGCGGTCGGCATCGGTCATTTGGGTGGCCATGTCCTTGAGGATAAGGGATATGTGGTCCACGTTTTTGAGGCTTTCGCTCAAAATGCCCCCGTACACGCCGGCCATATGGGAGAGCTCGTCGGCGGTAAAGTTTCCGTCCACCCGCAAGAGGTTCCACATCCGGCCATACTCCGCCACCAACGCCCTTTGGGTGTCCAGCACCGTTTTGACACGGTGGTAGTCGGAAATCGCCTTTTTGACCTGCCGGAGCTCCTGATAATACTCACGGTATTGCTGCCTTTGCCTTTCTGCCCAATCGGCAATCTCCTTGAGCTTTGACTCCGAAAGGATATTCTCCAGCTCCTTCTGGGCGTTCTGGAGCCAGATGGTCTTGTTCTGCAGTTGCTGAATGACCAGGTCCAGGGCCTTGATGACCTTGATGACCGCGGCCTTGATGATTTCAATGATGGGGTTTGCCGCCCGAAGGGTACCTGTCGGGGCTGCCGACAGCACGACGGTCATGAGGACCAGTCCCAAATTCCTTTTCATGCTTTTCATTTTTGTTTTCCTTTTTTCATTTCCCCCGCCAGGGCCGCTACGCCCTTTCCAATGTCGCCGCCGAACCTTTCGGCCGCCCGGCTCACCCTCAACCGTTCCTTCTGTTCCGTCGTGTAGACCAGGTATTCCTCCGGGCTCACCTCGGTGCGGTAGACCCTGCTCATCGAACTGCCCAGACCGATGAAAACCTCCTTGTACCTTTTCTTGGGGTCATTGGCCCTGTTGACCGAAAGGACCAGGGCCCTTTCCTTGTCGGTCAATCCCAAAAGCTCCTGTATTTGGTCGAACTTGTTCCGGTATTTGCTCTGGTCCAGAAGGATCTTGCAGTCCGAGTTGTTGATGATCGCCTGTTTGACCACCCGGGAGGAAATGATGTCCTCCACCTCTTGGGTGACCACCACGGCCTCCCCGAAGAACTTCCTGACCGTCTTGAAAAGGTATTTGATGTATTCGGCGAACCCTTCCTTCATCAGGGCCTTCCAGGCCTCCTCGATCAGGATCATTTTGCGTACGCCCTGCATTTTCCTCATTTTGTTGATGAACACCTCCATGATGATGATGGTCACCACGGGGAAAAGTATGGGATGGTCCTTGATGTTGTCCAGCTCGAAGACGATGAACCGTTCGTGGAGCAGGTCCCGGTTTTCCCTTGCGTTCAGCAGGTAGTCGAATTCCCCGCCCTTGTAATAGGGCCGGAGCACGTACAGGAAATTGTCGATGTCGAAGTCCTTTTCCTTCACTTTGTCCCGGCTGAGCAGGCCCAGGTAGTTTTCTGTCAGGTAATCGTAGAAGCTGTCAAAGCAGGCCGGGACATGCGGGCATTTGCCCAAATGCTCGAAGTAGCCGTTCAGGGCGTTCGAAAGGGCAACGTACTCCGATCGCTTGAATTCTTCGTCGTCCTTTTTCCACAGGGCCAAGAGCAAGGTTTTGATGCTTTCCCTCTTTTCGGTGTCCAGACTGTCCCCCGGGCCAATGTGGAAGGGGTTGAACCGGATCGGGTCTTCCTCGCTGTAGGTGAAGTAATGCCCGCCCACCATTTGGCAAAGTCCCCTGTAGGAGTGGCCCACATCGACCAGGACGATATGTGTCCCCTGCTCGTAATAGCTCCTGAGCATGTGGTTGGTGAAGAAGCTCTTTCCCGATCCGCTGGGTCCGAGTATGAACTTGTTTCGGTTTGTGCAGATGCCCCTTTCGAGCGGTTCGTCGCTGATGTCGACATGGATGGGCCTGCCCGTCAGCCTGTCGCCGAGCCTGAGCCCGACCGGGCTGAGCGAAGAGCGGTAGCCGGTTTCCATGTTCAGGAAACAGGAGGCCTGCTGGGCAAAGGTGTCGAATGTGTCGTTCATGGGAAAATCCCCCGCGTTGCCGGGTATCCCCGCCCAGAAAATCTGGGGAGCCCCCAGGGTTTCCACTTTGCAGGTGGCATCCATCCGGGCAAGGGCGGAGGCAACCCTGTTTTTCAGCGGCTTTATGCCATCGGGGTCCCGTGTCCAGGCCAGGATGTTGAAATGGGCCTTGACGGGCATGCGTTGCCGGGCCAGTGCCTCGTTCAGGAAATCGTTGGCCGCATCCCGGGCAATCAGGTTTTCACGGCTGTAGGCCGACAGGGACTGCAGCCGTAACCTTTTGCTTTCCAGCCTGCGGATCGTTCTGCGGGCCTCCTGGATGAAGATGTACTGGTTGTATACATGGTTGCAGGACAAGAGCTGGCCTAGGTTCGCGGCGAAGCCCACGCTGAAACTCGAACGGTCCGTGGAGTAGCGGTCATAGTCGGTACGGCTTCCGCAGACGGAGGGTAGGTCCCCGGCATCGGCCAGGGTGTAGAGCTGGCAGTGCCGGTCGGCGATTTGCAGCCCCCCGCCGAATTGTATGTCGCCGATCATCGACCGTTCCCCATTTGGGGAAGGGAAGAAGTACCGTTCGATAAGCCCCTGCCGGTCATGACCGCTCCTCAGGTCCCGGTCCCCCATGCGGTGCAGGCTGACAAGCCCGCTGTCCTCGAGTATTTTGCGGAACTGCCCACAGGTGTCCATGAAATCCTCCAGCAATCCCCTGTCAAGGGTCTGCCTGGGGACAATGGACTTTCTGAGCAGGCCGGAGAAAAGGGAACTGGAGGCCGTCCTGCCGGATGGCTTACGGGTGAGCATCAGGTAGCAACTGTGATCCAGAAAGGGCCTTTCGTTGAAGAAAAGGTCACTGCTGCGGTTCAGGAAACTTGTGCCGGCCTTTTGGAACTCTGGCCTGTAGGCATCCTCCAGAAACCAGTCCTGCTTGTGGAACACCGTAGACGGGGGCAGTATCCTCAAGGCTTTGACCCAGGTCTGATGAAGGGTTTCGTACTCTTGATCCGACAGGGTGAATATTTCCGGCAGGTCGACCTTGAAGGCCAGCGTGATGTCGCCCTGCTTGCTGAGTATACAGTCGTTTTCTATGTCCATGATGGGGCTTATATCTTCCAATTCTCTTTCCATTTTCACGGTCGGTTTTCATTTGTTTTTTTCCCGGGATGGAGGAACACCTCCCTGCGGCGGCACCGGACTGCCCGTGGAATCCGTTTGGAGGCCCAGGTCTTCATCAGGCCATGTTCTCCGTACTTTCTGCTCATCCTGTAGCTGAGCAGGATCAGGGCCGTCCCGCATGCGGCCGCGGTGGCCATGCAGGCCGGTGATGGGATGCCCGAGAGGTACATTGCCGTCGTGAGCACCAGCAGAACCGCCATCCCCCCGCCCAGATACCAAATGTACTGGGCCTTGAGCCCCTTGAACTCGATACTGCGGTTGATGCCCTTGTTGACAGTGTAGCTACTCGTGGCCGTGCGTCCCTCAGCAGAGCCCATTGCGTATGCTTTCGATAATGCCGTACCGTATTCCGCGTGCGTCCTCTCCCGGCTTGCCGTATTTGAGGTCCCGGAACAGGGACTGGCTTTCCTTCAGTATTTCCAGAAGGGCGAAAACCGTGTCCCCCGACCTTTGCAGTTTTTCATACTCCTGGGGGAACTCGACGGACAGTGTGTCATGCAGGTACCGGTACCGGGAAGCGGGCAGTGAGGCCTTGAGCCTTGCAAAACACGCTTTCTCCAATTCTCCGGGGGACAGGGTCCGGAACTCCCGGGCCGGAAGGGAGGCCAGGGCCGCCCGGACCTTTCTGTCCAGGAAATCCTCGATTCCGGAAGAGCCCCGCAGGCCTGTCAGCAGGTCGGGATAGGCGTGGAGCATATAGGCCCACAACCTTTCTTTCAGTATATTCTGGACCATGGCTATATACCGAAGAAGGACTTTATGACCGTGGCCACGACCACCAGGAAAATGCAGCTTCCGAACCATGCGGCGGCCACCTTGCCCGTGTCCTGATCCCCGGAGTTCCATTTTTGGTACACTTTTACGGCTCCGATGAGTCCGAGAATGGCCCCCACCGCATACATCAGGTTCGTGCCGGGTTCAAAATAGCTGCGTACTTTCTGGTCCGCCTCATTGATGCCCGCAAGGCCGTCCTGGGCCATGCCGTAAATGCTGTTCACCAAAAACATGGAGCCAAGCACCGTTTTCCTTGTTCTCATTTCTGTTTTCATACCTGTTCGATTTCTGTTTTCAATGTTTGAAGTCGGGTGGCCCGTGTTTGGGGCTTCCTGACTTTTGTCCAACCCCTCTTTCACGCAGCACCGTAGGGCCCCAGGACCGGGACCACCCGAATGTCCTTTGGTTCAAAAGACAGGGGCCTTTGCCTTCCATCGCCCTCTTTTACTTGCCCATTTGTCGCTCCCAGAGCTGAAGGGAAGTACCCCTGTCGGTATCTTTATGCCTGCCAGAGCCGATCGGTTTCGGCCGAGGTGAAATGTTTCAGGCCTTGTTTTGCACATTCTGAAGCGAGCAGCTCCTCCAGCCATCTCCTTTCGGTGGATCCTTTTGCCAAGGGGTATTCGGAAAGCACGACGGCCAGGAAATCCCCAAGTTCATCGTTGTCCAAATGGCCATCCCCGGCCATTTGGACGGCTTCCCTTATGCGGTTGGCCAGGTCCAGGATGCGGGAGGGGTCGGTTCCGGATGCCGGTCCGGGACCATGGAAGATTCTCTTTCGGTGCCCAATAAGAGCTTTGAGAACCGGGAAATGGAACCTGAGTCCGACTATCAGGTAATATACGGCCAGGACCATTCCCAAAGTCCGCAGGAAGTCCGGCCATGAAATTTCGGTCAACATAAGACGCTTGCTTTTTGGGTTCGGGGGGCGACGTACCTGTCGGCCCCATTTGAAAGCAAAGTAATGCCCCTGTCCCGGGGCCTACAAGTGCAACTTGAAGTGCAGGGAATCTTGAACCCCTGCACCTTAGTGGGCCTTCCGGACCGGGAATGGGTGGGGCGTGTTTCCTGCGAAGTTTTTTTTCGGACCGGAAATCGCCGGACAGGCGGTTTGGGCTTGAAAGATTGGACGATAGTTCGTATTCTTGCAATTATTTATAATAAGTCTAAATAAAAATAAAAAGATTCGTACCATTGGACATCAGAACATCAGAAGGGTTTGAGGAAGCGTATCGCCTTTATTCGGGCCTGATCTTTGGTCTTTGCATTCAAAAGGTGCCCTGTGCCGAAGATGCCGAGGAGATCGTTCAGGAGCTGTTTCGCAGTGTCTGGGAAAGACGCCATGAAATTGGGGACCAGGGGGATATCGGGCATTACCTGATGAAATCGGCGAAATACAGGTTGATCGACTTTTACAGGAAAAGGGAGCGTGAAAGAAAGGTTTTTGTCAAGCAGGATATCCCCGCGGAAGGAAGGGCCCCTTCGCTTGTCGAAGAGCGGCTGGTTTTTGCCGAGCTGAAGGCAAAGGCCATGCAGGTCCTGAGGGAATTGCCCTTGCGGACGCGGGAGATTTTTTTGTTGAGCCGGAGGCATGGACTGACCAACAAGCAAATTGCCCACAGGGTAAACATGAGTGAAAAGTCCGTGGAATACCATATGAAAAAGGCTTTGGACGGCATGAAGCTGAAATTGTCGAAATAAAAGCCCTTTCCGTTTAGGGTAAAGGGCTTTTGTGCCGAATATAGTTGGGCAGCCGGAAACAAATTGGCTGTCAACGAGTATGCAAATAGATTCCCGTTTATTGGAAAAATATGCCGCAGGGCTGTGCACTGCGGATGAAGAGGCCGCAGTGGAAAATTGGTTGTCAACCCCCGGTGATCCGGAGGCACGGAGATATGCCCCCCTTTTTGAGGGGCGGAAGGAATATGTGTGGCAAAGCACGGTGAGATCCTTGTCCAAAGGGGGGAAGTCATTGCCTTTTGCCAGACTGCGATACGGTACCGCCGCTTGTCTATTGTGTGCCTTGGCCTGGTGCTTTTGGCCTGGTGCTTTCCAGGGGCCCCCGCAGGGCAGTCTAAAGATCACTTCGGGGGCAAAAGTAACCTTTGTGGAAGCCGACACCTGCCATTTGGCCTTTTCGGGCTACCTGCAATTGGTCAATGCTTCAACGGAAAGCAAATTTGTGGTGTGCCAAAACGGTAAGGCCTTTCATCTTGAACCGGGGGAAACCTACTACCTGGAGACAATCAGGGAGGAGCATTACTTGATTCCGGAGAAATACCTTTCCCCGGAAGACGACTATGTCCGGTTTGTACGCGGCGATGTGCGAATAATTAACCCGGAAGTATAGTTGAGAAGTATCCTTTACATAACGCTTTTGCTGTCTGCCCTTGGGGCGATGTCGCAGGATGCCTTCACGGTTTCCGGAAGGGCTGTGGATGAGGAAAACGGCCCGGCCGCTTTTGCCACCGTATCCATTCCTTCACTGAACCGGGCTATGTTTACCGATGAAAGGGGCGGATTTGCCTTTTTGGATGTACCCAAGGGCAGGTATGTCATCACCGTCAGCTCTGTGGGCTATCTTCAGGCAACGGACACCCTTGA
Encoded proteins:
- a CDS encoding DUF4134 domain-containing protein, with translation MRTRKTVLGSMFLVNSIYGMAQDGLAGINEADQKVRSYFEPGTNLMYAVGAILGLIGAVKVYQKWNSGDQDTGKVAAAWFGSCIFLVVVATVIKSFFGI
- a CDS encoding sigma-70 family RNA polymerase sigma factor, whose amino-acid sequence is MDIRTSEGFEEAYRLYSGLIFGLCIQKVPCAEDAEEIVQELFRSVWERRHEIGDQGDIGHYLMKSAKYRLIDFYRKRERERKVFVKQDIPAEGRAPSLVEERLVFAELKAKAMQVLRELPLRTREIFLLSRRHGLTNKQIAHRVNMSEKSVEYHMKKALDGMKLKLSK